The Candidatus Woesearchaeota archaeon genome has a window encoding:
- a CDS encoding RNA methyltransferase produces MLSIVLIQPEYPSNIGAIARAMANFDFNDLILISPKCDHLDKEAILRAKHSSSKILKNAKIKNFSYLNSFDYLVGTTSRIGTDYNIPRSPLDIEKFLKILKKINTKKSKIALLFGRDGAGLNNKEIQKCDFIVAIPTSPKYAALNISHAAAILLYEIFKNSKNSKIGENIAFADKKDKEVVLNYVFRALDKMTFQTKAKKETQKKIWKRVIGKSMLTRREAFALCGFFKKI; encoded by the coding sequence ATGTTGTCAATCGTTTTGATCCAGCCAGAGTACCCGTCTAACATCGGCGCAATTGCCAGAGCCATGGCTAATTTTGATTTTAATGATCTTATTTTAATCAGCCCAAAATGCGATCATCTCGATAAAGAAGCCATATTGAGGGCAAAGCACTCTTCCTCAAAAATCCTGAAAAATGCTAAAATAAAGAATTTTTCTTATTTAAACAGCTTTGATTATCTTGTTGGAACAACTTCAAGAATAGGCACAGACTACAACATTCCGAGATCTCCTCTCGATATTGAAAAATTCTTGAAAATTTTAAAAAAAATAAACACCAAAAAATCAAAGATAGCACTTTTATTCGGCAGAGATGGCGCTGGCCTTAACAACAAAGAAATTCAGAAATGTGATTTTATCGTTGCAATTCCCACTTCTCCAAAATACGCGGCATTAAACATAAGCCATGCTGCTGCAATTCTGCTTTATGAAATCTTCAAGAATTCAAAAAACAGCAAAATAGGCGAAAACATAGCATTTGCTGATAAAAAAGACAAGGAAGTTGTTTTGAATTACGTCTTTAGAGCATTGGACAAAATGACTTTCCAGACAAAAGCAAAAAAAGAAACCCAGAAGAAGATCTGGAAAAGGGTTATCGGAAAATCAATGCTCACAAGAAGAGAGGCGTTTGCTCTGTGCGGCTTCTTTAAGAAAATATAA